Part of the Camelus bactrianus isolate YW-2024 breed Bactrian camel chromosome 6, ASM4877302v1, whole genome shotgun sequence genome, TCAACTGACTGGAGACGTTTgccacatctacaaaataccttcacagcagcATGTAGATTTGGGTTTGGTCAAATAACTGGGTGCTGGAGCCCAGGCATGTTAACACATAAGACCAAGCATCGCAGTGTTTAGAGCTGTGATCCTGGCTGGGATTATTTAGGTGGGCCACGTAGAGAGATGAGAAGAGGGTTTAGGATGGAAGGCTGAGGAATTCTAACACTTAAACCTCAGGTGGAAAAGGAGATGCTGGGTAAGGAGAATAGGAAGGAGCAGGCAGTGAAGATCAGGTTCTGTGCCAACCAAGTCTGGGAGCCCCCGGGTTAGGCAAAGTCGTGCATTAGACAAAGCACAGTGGACAGGACTCTTGTCTGCAGACCTTCTCAGGGCCTTGAATGTGTGTCTGTGCAGCCCCATGAGGAAGATGTTGTAGTTGCATTTCTCAGACTCATTTGACTAGTCAGGAGCCAGGCTTTTGTtcttgtggtggtggttgtttgaGAAACTTTCGGAAACCCTGCAGAAGTAAATAATGGCACCAAAATAGCTTGAACATTGGAAGGGGAGCCCTGCAGCTCCAGAAGAAGATGATGACAGGACTCAGGTGAAGAGGAAGAATTTGGGCAACTAACTGGAGCAGGGGTGCTGAGTGAGAGGCACTGTTCTTCGGTGATGGAGCACGAGGGGGCGGGTGGGCTACCCCGAGAGGCCTCTCAGCAGGCAGGATGCCGGGGTCTCACTGCCTTGTCTCCCTCCAGGTGGGCAGGAACTTGGTGAAAGAATCTGATCCCAAAGCCGGACCCCAGTCCTTAAGGTCTGATGCAGAAGTCACGGTGGGCAGGTCCCTGCCATGCAGTCGCTTTGTCAGGGTTTAAATCCCCGCCCCATCACCTCTGAGCTGGGTGGACTTGGACCACTTTCTATGCCACCTCCTGGAACCTcggtctctttttctttttctttttctttttttttggttaaaatttttttaagttattttactttatttttaaaattatttttattatttttattttaaaattaaataaattaataaaatattcatttttatatttatttttagttaaaaattttaattaaaactttttactttttattttttagtctcAGACTCTTAGTCAGTGGAGCAGGCCTCTGCTCAGAGTTTGGGGATCGCATGAGATGGCGTGCTGACGTGGCGGCCCTTGGTCAGCAGCCAGCGGGAGCTGTCCCGGCTTTAGCCCCTTGCGGTGGTAGTGTGGGCACAGGAAGGGCTACATAAGCCGTCCTGCGTCTGGgccggggctggggagaggaacGGGCGTGCTCTGCTGCCCACTGAGTGGGCCGTGCCGTGACTCAGCCTGGAGGGAGGCGTCCAGAGGGGCCTCGGAGCCCTGTCCTGGGCCATCTTTCAGGCTTGTTTATAAACAGCCTCCCACTGAGGTGGGCTTGGTGGCTGGGCTGTCGGGaagcccagagcctggccctgTGGCCTCCTCTTAACCTGGTCCAAGACTCCCTCCCGGAATGGGCTTGCCTTttagggaaggaggagagaaacgAGGCAGCCCAGGTCCCGGGTGAGCAGCGACGGGGCACTGAAACGCAGCACCACCGAGCCTGTGGTGCGCACACTGGGGCCCTGGGCCAGTCCCTAACATGCTGCGTCACCTTGAGAGAGGCCTCAGCACCCTCCTTTGGAAGAAATCTCAAAAATTCTGTAAGACGGCATATCCCATTCTCACTTAGGAAACCTTCTATTGCCAACTAGCAGCTCCAGCCCCCAGGAGACCTGAAGGAATCGTCTGGTCCCCTCTTCGTTTGTTAGGGGAGGGGTGTGCACGGACGACCTCCGTGGTGAGCAGGTGCTCAGAGCTGTTACAACTCCTGCATCAGTCTCCTGGAGCGGCCGCATCAAAGTACCCCAGAAGGTGTGGCTTAAaggaacagaaatgtattctctcccaGGTCAGGAGGCCGGAAGTCCagaatcaaggtgctggcagggtgggttcctcctggaggctctgagggaaagTCTGTTCTAAGGCTCTGCCCCGTTTCCAGTGGCTCCAGGCAACCCTTGGTGTCCCTCGGCTTGTAGAAGCATCACTCCAGTGTCTGCCTTCCTCTTCTCAAGGccttgtctctgtgtctctgagaGTCTTTTCTTCTTATCGGGACCCCAGTTACTGGATTCAGGGCTGATCCTTATCCAGTATGACCTCAccttaacttaattacttctGAAAAGACCTTATTCCCAGATAAGGTCACTTGCTGAGGTGCTGCAtggacatgaattttggagggcaggggacactattcaacccactagGACACCTTCCTCTCGTTAATCTTTGTAACACCTGGATCCTCATTTTATAGGCAACCCCCCCAAAACTTGGAGCAGTTAACTGATCGTGTCCAAATCCCcacagctggcaagtggcagagctggtgcGTGATCTGGGAACATGGCTCCAAGTCTGGGGGGGTCCCTGGCCTGTAGCTGTTGCCTCTTACAGGTTATAAAGCCCCCTTTCCAGAGTCATTAGCTCTGGGTGACCTAGGCATACTTATTCTATCATCTgcccatttcactgatgaggaaactgaggcaaagggcTTAGGCGGGAAATGAGTAAAGTGCTTTGCCAAGATCACATGGCAAGTAGGTGGCATGGTAGGGACTCAAGGCCTGGCCTCCGGGGTTCTTCCTCTACAATTAAATATTACATTTCAGTGTAGGCtggggaaagaagccagacacggaGGCACAGACTGCATGATTCCATCTACATGTAATGTCCGGCACAGGCAAATCTAGAGACATAAGGAAAGTTAGTGGCTACCAGAGGCCGCGAGGAGCGAGGAATgcagtgactgctaatgggtgtgGGACTTCACTGTGGGGTGATGCCTGGGCTCTGGAATTAGAGAGCAGGGCTGGTTGCGTaattctgtgaatacactaaaagtCACGGGAATGGCTGAACTATGAGGCTGGTAAATcgtatctcagtaaagctgctataaaacATATCTCATTGTAAGGTATCAGCCACCAGCCTCTGGGGAGGTGACTTAGCAGGAAGCAGTCACTCACAAGCCCCAGAAGATGCAAAGTCTGTTCACTGGGGCAGAAACAGCCCAAGCTGAGACTCAGAAGCCCTCCATGCAGGAAGGCACCTTGAGCCCTTTCTCGGTCACAGAATTTGCATCCCTCTTTTAAGGCACGAATACACAGAGAGCAGGTGGGCTTCTGGACCACCCTCCCGAAGAACCGCACGGCCTTAGCAGGttatttccctctctgggcctcagtttccacatcccaAACTGGCAATGATACAGGCAGCTGCCTACCTGAGTGATCATGAGGGTCACAACTAAAAGGAACTCAGCAGAGTATAGACATTTTCCTTGATCTCAgccaaaaacacacaaacaaaccatTAAACTTTCAGCCACTGCTATTGCCAAACTGTGACCTCCTTGCTCAAGCCTGTCCCCCACATCCTCCTGGGGCTTGGCGAGAGGTCAGGGCTGTGGGACGCTCGGCAGGGGCTCAGGGATTGAGGAACTAGGAGGTGGGCAGCACGTGGCTGGGGTCGACAGATGCAGACTCCACCTTCCGAATCATAAGAGCGGTGCTCAGGTGCCTTCATCATCAGCGGTAGCTGCCACCAGCcacagcagcatcagcaccagtTCCTGACTGGTCACCTGGCAGACAGTTTACACCTCTGCACCTGGCCGTCACCCGCTCTGTCTGAGCAGACTTGGGAGTGGGGCCCATCTCTCGTTTCCGAGTCCGCCAGAGGCTCCCCTGGGCTTCTCGCCATCACAGCAACTTGCTGGGGCCAAGGAGGGTCAGGAGTTGGGATCCGTTCGTGTtgcctggctggggtggggcgAGGTGGGAGGGAGAGCCCTGCCCAGACTCCTCCAGATTGCAGACTTCCTTGAGTCATGACCCACTGTGGAAGAAGTGCCTTGGATGAGTGAGCTCCCTTGAGCACTTGTGGGCAACTTTCTCCAAGCTCAGGGCCTTGGTGGGAAATGTGGGCACTGAAGGGGGATGGAATATCTGCTGGGCACTGTCCAGGCACTTATGTCCAGTACGGCTGGAGGATAGAGAACGAGCCAGGGactggagagagggaaagagacaaGGCAGGGGCCAGCACATGAAGGGTCTTGCAAGCCATGTCACGAAGACAGAACTTTATCCCAAGAGTGGTGGGACCCTGTTGAAGGGTTTCCGGTTAGAGATGCCATCATCACCTTCCCCATCATCTTCATTACAGCCGTCACCCTCAGCATCACCATCATATCCATCACAGccgtcatcatcaccatccacaTCATCACCATGGGTTGACTGCCAACTCTGTTCCAGGCTAAACACATTTATACTCAAATCCTGTTAACAGTGCTACGAGGTGGATGCCATTATTATCCCATCTTACAGTTGAGGAACTATAGGCTCAGAGAGGGTATGTGAGATGCCCAGGACACAGTAAATAAGAGTCTGAGCCAGAATAAGATGTGGTATCCAGGTCCGCCTGATCCCAAGGCCTTAGCTCCTAAACACTGTCCTTTACTTGTATAGCCTCCCTATTGGCGTATTTGCATTCTTAAAAGATGTCATTGGCTGCCGAGTGGAGAATAAGAATTGGGAGAAGGATGTGGTTAATATCAGAGATGGGGAGACCAATGAGAGATGATGGTTAGACACAGAAAGAAGCAGATAGATCCATGAAGCCCTTAGGTAGAATCTGAAATAGGTGCTAATTCATTGGgtggaaaggaaaatggagaaggtGCACTTAACCATAAGCCCCAGGTTTCtaacatggatggatggatgtgtagACGGAGCACTGCCATTTCTGTAGACTCAGAATGCGAGTTTTGTttagtgaatgagtgagtgaacgaATACAAAAATAATGAAGGGGTCCCAAAATGGAGTGGGTAATGAATCCCCCGTCACCGGGAGTATGCAAGCAGTGATTAGACAACTATTTGCTCTAGACCTTGTCAAATGGAGAGCAAATGGAAGGCACTTGATATATATAGATCGAttgatctgtctgtctatctatctgtctatataTCTATCATCTCACAAGCATGAATGATTGGATTCCTGTCATCCTTGTTCCTCTAGGGCCTCATGGGGCCTCATGGGCACCTGATGGGAGCTCAGTAATGAGTGACTGGTATCAGAATGtaggatgggagaaaataataaaaacttgtCAAAGTTTCTTAAATTTCTACTTGAAGTATAATTTTAGAATGTGTACATtttaatacatgttaataaaTGTACACATTGGGTATATATAATCAAAATTCTTTTACTTATATGGATACGCAATCACTTATATGGATGGCTTGGTCCCCACTGATCCacagggcagaagccctaaagTAGTttgagtggaaataaatgaaactcCTTGCTCCATCAAGGCTTCTAACTGCCTGTGGCAGCGTCCCTGACAAAACTCACTGTTTTGAGAGTTGTAACAAATGAAAGAAGTTAAGCAAAAAATGCCTCATTCATTTATTATGCTCGACAGAAAAGACACATGTTTGCACTGTTCATCCATTTCTCCTCTTTTGTAAAACCCTCCCTCTTTACAATGTAAAAGCTCTTTCACAGGACGGATGTTCTTTATCACAGTATCAACACAACACACCCGGCAGCACCCCTCCCGCAGCCCAATTGCTCCTCAGACCACGCGTGGACCCTTAAATGACCTTTAGGAGCCCTTTAGGGCTGCGATGGGGCTCTGCTCATAGGACACCCTCAGACCATACACACCCGCTGATGAATGAGGGCTACACGTTCGATATCCCAGCCTCctttcccccccgcccccccccccaatatctGCTTGGTTTAACACAATTCTAATACTAAACTGTTTCTGCTTCTTATTTCGCCTGTTTTCTTTCTCCAGCTGCAGTGTGTGTGCTTATTGGGGCAGAGgggtgagagagacagaaaggaagaaatggctggggcagggagggaatcttttttcaccctttttcttttaaaatccagaCCTAGCTTGGTCAGGATTTATGGGCTCTTTGCCATCCAAATCCGTCTGGTCTTCCAGGTTCCATTCTCTCCAGAGAGAGCCCACTAACAAATCACCCATTTACAGAGCGAGTGAGCTCTTCCCAGGCGACGCCTACGTTACCGCCCCGTGCAGctccccagctctcctgttcCTGAGTGCCCCTCCCGGCCTTGACTCTAAGCGGCTTGATATTGGCGCCTGAGTGATGCTTTCTCCCGTGGGCCAGCCACACGAGGCAGATTACAAAACgtgtagaaaaagaagaaacgaAATCCCCCTGGAGGACCTGGGACTTGGGGCCAGGGCTGTCTCTTTAGCTTCTGGCCAAGGATGCTGGTCCAGCTTCTTCCTGCCTGACACCTGGTACCCGCCCTCGGCCCCGCCCACcacggccccgccccgccccgcccaccaccccgcccctgccccgcccacaGGAGGCAGAGCTGTTCCCTCGGCAGTTGGTTGTTGGGCAAATGATCGGATGGAGGCAGGTTGGGAAAGGCATTCTCTCATCTCCATTGAAGAGGTGATCTTCCCTGAAAATGCTGTGTGTGGGGGGatggggaagaagagggaggagaCTGATGGGAAGGACAGTTGGGGGAGGGAGCTGACGTtaataagcacctactatgtgtcagacactgatTGGTGCTTTGCACAACCATTACCTACAATACCAAGTCTCTCCTACAGACCTTTTGCTGAACCTTAAGTAATTCCCTTTCTGAGGGCATAATAATGCCTCACATTTACATAGCACCTTTCATTTGTCAAAGTCCTTCTATGCCTGTTACCTCCTTTAATCCCCCAACAACTTCgagttacagaggaggaaactgaggcagggacaCAGCCACGTGCAACTCGTGATCCGCTGAGCTGGGGCGTCCAGCCGTCACCTTGCCACTCTGCACTGCCCACAGTGCCTTGCTTGACCGCTCATAGAACAGCCTTCTGGCGGTTGCAGGTGCTGAATCACTCCCACATGGGTCTGCGAGTTCCTTCAAGACGGAGACAgaactctctttttttcccctcttgcccACAGTGCTCAATGCTGTGTATACAGCAAGTGCTGGATAAGTGCTTACTGGGCTCTTCTTTGGCACAGACCACCTTGTCTTTCTGTCAGGGGAATGAAAGAATCTCAGTCCCTGGGTTCTTACCAGAGATCTCTCAGAGTTTAACCTTCATTTATTTGAGAAATCATCCTCTGAAGTCCCAGCTGAGTGGATTAAAGAAACGCAAGACAAAACTTCAGCTGGGCCCCGTGTGGATACTCAGATGCTGCACCAAAGCCGGATTGCATTTCTGGAGATCTGGGCGGTCCTGCTGGGGCAGCGTGGGACAGCATGTGGGAGGGAAGCTCAGTCACTCCTGTCCCTACCCCCAGGCTCGCTCCACTCCTGGGAAGGAGCAGACTGGCTCAGGGGTGGCAGCAAATAAGAACAATAATACTGTCGTGTTTATGGGACCTTTGGCTGTGCACCAGATCCCTCCAGCCTCGCAGCGTTGCTCACTGCAACTTGGGCAGGGCGGGAATTTCGCTCTTCTGTTGTGCTGGAGACACCGACtccctgcccaaggtcacacatggGATGCCTTCCGTCCCTCCTTGAGCGCATCCTGGAGAGCCCCGTCCATCAATCGTCACGCGCATGAGTAGCCCGGGTACCATTGCTCCCTGGCTGCTCCCTACCCGCTACGGCAATTTGTGAATCTGGCGTTCCACGGAGATGGAGGTCCGCAGCGTGCCCATGGAGTTCTCCATCTGGTTGGGCTCCGACAGGCAGCCCGCTTTCCCGCACAGCCGCCGGTACACCTCCCGAGACTTCTTGCGGAAGCGCTTGCCCACGATCACGTACACCAGCGGGTTGAGGCCGCTGTTGCTGTAGGCGGCGAAGGAGGCGATCTGCGTGAAGACGTCGACCACGTGCTCATGCCAGCAGCCGGAGAGGACGCCAAGGCGCAGCAGCGTGTCCAGGAAGGTGCTGATCTGGAAGGGCAGCCAGCAGATGACGAACAGCAGCAGCACAGCCAGGACCAGAACCGTGGCCTTCCTCTCCGTCTGGATCTCTTTGAACTTCTGCATCTCGTTGTTGCGAAGCACGTTCATGATCTGCACGGTACAGAAGGTGATGACGCTCAGGGGCAGCACGAAGCCCACGGAGTTCAGGAGGATGTTGGTGAACACTTCCCAGCTGTGGGACGGGTAGTCGATGAGGCAGACGGTGACGTTGTAGCCCTCGTCCCTGTACTCCTGCATGGTCCGGAAGGCCAGCATGGGGGAGCTCAGGAGCAGCGTGCACCCCCAGATCACCACGCTGTAGAGCTTGGCCCAGTGCACCCCGCGCATCCGGCCCATGGACATGGTCTTCACCAGCGCCAGGTAGCGGTCGATGCTCACCAGCATGAGGAAGCAGATGCTGCTGTAGAAGTTCATGTAGACCACGGTGTTCACCAAGCGGCACAGGACCTCCCCGAAGAGCCAGTCGAAGTTGTTGGCGATGGTGATGGCCCAGAAGGGCAGCCCACAGGCCAGGAGCAGGTCGGCCGCGGCCAGGTTGCCCAGGTAGATCTCCGCCACCGTGCAGCTGCTCTTGTGCAGGCAGAAGACGCTGAGGACAAAGATGTTCTCTAGAGCCGCCAGGATGAACAGGACCCAGAGGaagggggcctgggtggtgttgaGCCAGCTCAGCCACTCGGAGTGGGCGCAGGTGCTGCTCTGGGGAAGGGTCCTGTTGAGAGCAGGTTGGAGGACTTGCGAGGTGACATTGAACATTTTGGCGCTGCAAGAAAGTGGAGAGGAGGTTGTTACACCTCGAGGGCACAAGAGGAAGGAGAGACAACtgatgcaggaggagaggggatgCTTCCAGAAGGCGAGGTCAGGGGTGGTGCTCAGGCCCTTTCTGTGCTGTGTTCAGGGACAGGTCCGGGCACAGCTGAGTCCCTAGGGTCTTAGAAAGGTGCCTCTGCTCCTTGGGCCTAAACTGAGAGCTCATGTTCTTCGCCTCCAGGCTCCACTGGGATGTTTCCTTGGCCAGCATCCTTCACCCACGTTGACAAGCGTGAGTCTTGGACCCGGGACCTCCTTGAAGCTTCCACAATGGGAGGATACACAGTGTGTTCCTTCCTTATTGCACGGGCTCCTCCCAAGGGAGCTGGTCTCTGTCAGCCACTCATGCCTGGGCTGTGGGTGAGTAATTtattagaagagaaaaatgatatCATGCCAGACAGGGAGGTTCCAGCCTGGCTCCGAGACCACAGCCCACCTGCCCGCACCCTGTCTCCCGGCAGAGGGCAGTGTAGTGCTTTGGTACCTTCCATCAGTATAGTGTTGATGATGATAAGAGGTTGCTTGACAGAAACGGAGGGcaggggctttggagtcagactgtcctctgggttcaaatcctggctctgtcattagctgtgtgaccttgggtcagTTAATTAATGTCTCTGAATCTTAATGTCCTCCCttataaagtgggaataacaaaATCTGCTTCTCAGGGTTGGTTGTGGTGGGGATCTGAGACAATGGTGCGAAAAGTCCCAAGCACTATGCTTGTTTCAGTAAACATGAATAATTACCTATTTTTTGTGGtcttattaaaataatcaaactCCTGCACCACTGTTGGCAGGTTCTTGCTCCTGTGTTGGTGACTTCATCATTAACCCACTGGCTTCTCTGTCACTCTGGGGTGAGACTCAGACCATGGAGCAGTTCACTTTCTGGAAGTGTCGCTGTTAAGGCCAGTGCATCTCTGCCTTCAGCAAAGAGGTATGAGGCTTGGACAGACCTGGTGCTGACCCTAGCTGTGTGGACTTGGGTAAATTGTTTGACCTGTCTGAgcttccattttgttttccttggagTACAGGAAAACTCTTTCCCTGACTTGCCTGGCAAGGCTGTTGCAAGGTTCAAATCCAAGAGTAGGAATGGAGATGTTGAGAAGCCAAAAGTACAACGCAGAGGTGGGATGAAGGGGGCATTTTCTTAGCGCTCCGTGGGGTGAATGAAgaaggtggaggcagaggggCTCTTCTTCGGCAGTTTATTGTTGGGAAGGCTCGGAGGGGAGGAGCTAAGCAGCAAATTATGGGAGGGAATTTCCTGACTGCTTCCGGGATTTCCTAGGAAAAGCCCCCATACGTCCTGGAGCAGCTGGCTGGCTTTGAGGGGCCAGATAGGGGAGCGGGGATTAACTCATTCATagatgcatttattttaatgtttcttgAGCATCTCTGCCATGCTGAGCTCCACCTTGGCCGTAGGGACCCAGAGGGGCCACCACACATCTCCTGCCTTGCCTGAGTGCCCCACAAGTGTGACCCAGAGTGCGGTGAGGGCagaggggtcgggggaggggtgAGTGGAGGAGGTTGGAGGTGACTCTGGAGCTGGGTCTCAAGGGCTGGAGAGCATGTCAACAGGCCCcaagaaggagggagggcaggtcaGGCAGGAGGAGCAGCTTGGGCAGAGGCACGAGTGGGGAAGGTGCTGGCATGTTCTGGCAGGTGGACTCCATGTTGGATGGGGAGGTGGGAAGTGGCCAGAAATGGGCTTGAATAAGGGAGTAAAGATGGTCTTCAGTTGGGTGCTAAGAAAGCGAGGCTTTGTCCCTGAGGGCTTTAAGGAGCGAGTGATGGAATGGGAAGCATCCCCTGGAAAGAATCTGCCAGTGG contains:
- the BDKRB2 gene encoding B2 bradykinin receptor; translated protein: MFSAWKRPMFLSVHEDALPTTASLGAKMFNVTSQVLQPALNRTLPQSSTCAHSEWLSWLNTTQAPFLWVLFILAALENIFVLSVFCLHKSSCTVAEIYLGNLAAADLLLACGLPFWAITIANNFDWLFGEVLCRLVNTVVYMNFYSSICFLMLVSIDRYLALVKTMSMGRMRGVHWAKLYSVVIWGCTLLLSSPMLAFRTMQEYRDEGYNVTVCLIDYPSHSWEVFTNILLNSVGFVLPLSVITFCTVQIMNVLRNNEMQKFKEIQTERKATVLVLAVLLLFVICWLPFQISTFLDTLLRLGVLSGCWHEHVVDVFTQIASFAAYSNSGLNPLVYVIVGKRFRKKSREVYRRLCGKAGCLSEPNQMENSMGTLRTSISVERQIHKLP